In one Spirosoma rigui genomic region, the following are encoded:
- a CDS encoding glycosyltransferase family 2 protein, translating into MAKRECVTDARQSSPQPLVSIITINYNQANTTRQFLDSCHCLTYSNYEIIVVDNASVPALDTVIDQRLYPALHIVRTDTNLGFTGGNNAGMQQASGDYFFIVNNDTELTPTLLDELLKPFQQNERVGVSCPKIRFFSTPSVVQYAGYNPMNMYTGTATPVGYNQPDGGMYDQPGITHFAHGCAMLVSRSVVDTVGRFADRFFLYYEELDWSQRIKDAGFLIYYQPSAAILHKESVSVGRHSPLKTYYLTRNRILFMRRHCTSFQLLVFSLFFAGCVIPKHVFSYAFTGRLQHASAFVRGVLWNLTSPSVSPV; encoded by the coding sequence ATGGCAAAAAGAGAATGTGTAACTGACGCAAGGCAATCCAGCCCGCAGCCTCTGGTTTCGATCATTACGATCAATTACAACCAGGCCAATACAACGCGTCAGTTTCTGGATTCCTGTCATTGCCTGACTTACTCGAATTACGAGATCATCGTTGTTGACAACGCGTCGGTTCCCGCGCTCGACACGGTCATTGATCAGCGTCTTTACCCCGCCCTCCATATCGTCCGGACAGACACCAATCTGGGCTTTACGGGGGGAAACAATGCCGGCATGCAACAAGCATCGGGCGACTATTTTTTCATTGTCAATAACGATACCGAACTCACTCCAACGCTCCTCGACGAATTACTGAAGCCGTTCCAGCAAAACGAGCGGGTGGGAGTAAGTTGCCCCAAGATCCGGTTTTTCAGTACACCGTCTGTCGTTCAGTACGCGGGCTACAACCCCATGAATATGTACACCGGAACGGCTACGCCCGTGGGTTACAACCAGCCCGATGGCGGCATGTATGATCAGCCCGGCATTACCCATTTTGCCCACGGCTGCGCCATGCTGGTAAGTCGCAGCGTAGTTGATACGGTGGGGCGATTTGCCGATCGGTTCTTCCTGTACTATGAAGAGCTCGACTGGTCCCAGCGCATCAAGGATGCTGGTTTTTTAATATACTATCAGCCCTCTGCGGCCATTTTACACAAGGAATCGGTTTCGGTGGGCCGGCACAGTCCGCTCAAAACGTATTACCTGACCCGGAACCGTATTCTGTTCATGCGACGCCACTGCACATCGTTTCAACTGCTCGTCTTTTCGCTGTTCTTCGCGGGCTGCGTCATACCAAAGCACGTTTTTTCCTATGCGTTTACGGGTCGTCTTCAGCATGCCAGCGCCTTTGTCCGGGGGGTACTCTGGAACCTGACGTCGCCAAGTGTATCGCCGGTTTAG
- a CDS encoding sugar transferase gives MTKDAAPFLLLIDQNDHLVDRVQRVAGSFCSVVPFSNATDAADWLANDQRADLIITDQVSGESLSAAVRKTPNHSFTPILIACHSTGVGFIQPTLLSKVTDILLTDENDQAIEATILYYLKLSTALAISPTAKPPVSVEPFRLPLWKRSIDLLVSLVLLLVLSPLLLIVSILILLDSKGPVLYKSKRAGTNYRVFYMYKYRTMRVQADSLLNNLSTQNLYAKPSDSLELLEGTGTRSNYLCTNCRQLSVACQHPLFDQDHPICEKLYLQANEETAKFMKFRNDPRITRLGTFLRNSSIDELPQLFNVLLGDMSLVGNRPLPLYEAEKLTSDQSARRFAGPAGLTGLWQTKKRAKGQENMSERERILLDIEYASTFSFKTDMNIVWKTFFSLWQKENV, from the coding sequence GTGACTAAAGATGCCGCGCCGTTTCTGTTGCTGATTGACCAGAACGATCATCTCGTTGATCGAGTCCAGCGGGTAGCTGGCTCCTTCTGCTCGGTGGTTCCTTTCAGCAATGCCACAGACGCTGCCGACTGGCTGGCAAATGACCAGCGGGCGGATCTGATTATTACCGATCAGGTCAGCGGAGAATCGTTGTCAGCAGCCGTACGGAAAACGCCGAATCATTCATTTACTCCCATTCTTATTGCCTGTCACTCAACCGGGGTCGGGTTTATTCAGCCTACACTTCTTTCAAAAGTAACTGACATTCTGTTGACCGATGAGAACGACCAGGCTATTGAAGCAACGATTCTGTATTACCTTAAGCTAAGCACCGCGCTGGCCATCAGCCCGACGGCCAAGCCGCCGGTTTCGGTTGAGCCGTTCCGGTTGCCGCTGTGGAAACGATCAATCGACTTGCTGGTTTCACTCGTGCTGTTACTCGTGTTGTCACCGCTTCTGCTGATCGTTTCCATCCTTATCCTGCTCGACTCCAAGGGACCTGTTCTTTACAAGTCGAAACGGGCCGGTACCAACTACCGCGTATTTTACATGTATAAGTACCGGACCATGAGGGTCCAGGCCGATAGTCTACTCAACAACCTGTCAACGCAGAACCTGTACGCCAAGCCGTCGGACTCCTTAGAATTACTCGAAGGCACTGGCACCCGCAGCAATTACCTGTGCACTAACTGCCGCCAGTTGTCCGTAGCTTGCCAGCATCCGCTTTTCGACCAAGATCACCCGATTTGCGAAAAGCTCTACCTGCAGGCAAACGAAGAAACGGCCAAGTTCATGAAATTCAGAAACGATCCCCGAATCACCCGACTGGGGACGTTTTTGCGCAACAGTAGTATCGATGAGTTGCCGCAGCTGTTCAATGTATTGCTGGGCGATATGTCGTTGGTTGGCAACCGGCCCTTACCACTCTATGAGGCCGAAAAATTGACCTCCGACCAGTCAGCCAGGCGATTTGCCGGTCCGGCCGGCCTGACGGGCTTATGGCAGACGAAAAAGCGGGCGAAGGGCCAGGAAAACATGTCTGAACGGGAGCGTATCCTGCTCGACATCGAGTATGCAAGCACGTTCTCGTTCAAAACCGATATGAATATTGTCTGGAAGACTTTTTTCAGCTTATGGCAAAAAGAGAATGTGTAA
- a CDS encoding response regulator transcription factor has translation MSNKHHLLLVDANPYVTGILVQTLKANFDVTVANTGQDAARLLVQGNRFDCVLTELNLPYFSGLELTKLIRTSQILKNTPVVILSNASDSETRIKCLEQGVDSYITKPFNPLEVRAKLLALLRRSTVPMEEMQQSFVAARPQLETQSIDLPKSSILSMILKRYTVLQRT, from the coding sequence ATGAGTAACAAACACCACTTGCTACTAGTGGATGCGAACCCCTATGTCACGGGGATTCTCGTTCAGACACTAAAAGCAAACTTCGACGTCACCGTGGCGAACACGGGCCAGGACGCAGCCCGGTTGCTGGTCCAGGGCAACCGGTTCGATTGCGTACTCACCGAGTTGAATTTGCCTTACTTCAGCGGGCTTGAACTAACAAAGCTCATTCGCACAAGCCAGATACTGAAAAATACCCCCGTCGTTATCCTGTCAAATGCATCTGACAGCGAAACCCGAATCAAATGCCTGGAGCAGGGTGTTGACAGTTACATTACCAAGCCCTTCAATCCACTCGAAGTACGGGCAAAGCTGCTCGCTTTACTGCGACGCTCAACCGTTCCAATGGAAGAAATGCAACAGTCTTTCGTTGCCGCCCGGCCCCAGCTGGAAACCCAATCCATCGATCTTCCCAAATCAAGCATTCTGTCTATGATCCTGAAACGCTATACTGTTTTACAAAGAACGTAA